The genomic segment TGCTGTCGTgtatgaagaataaaacactccaggccgttctgttatgggaaaatattcCGCTTCAAGGTGGTAGCTCATCACTCCACATTGTCATTGGTTTTATTCCGTACTTCGTATTATATTTTAAGtcccatttttaaataaatgggcagtggtagctcagtggttaagatgttggactactgcttGGATGgttgtgaattcaaatcccagcattgccaggctgccactgcaGGGCctttgagcaaagcccttaagcCTCAATTGTTCGGTTGTATAAATGAGGTACACGTAAGGAACTGTGGATCAGGGTGCCTTCATATTTTGAATTGAATGCCAAAAAACTGGAGATCAACTCATGCTAGCCTTCTCCATACTCCGTGTATGAAACTTAAAAAGAGTAATgcaacagtgttgtgtttttatacaCCAAAGATCTGGAACATATTAAACATTCATTAGTCTCCATCTATCGttgatgtaaaaacaaaacaaaaaacaacaacatttttcaCTTTAGTGTTTAACtagcatttattatttacttttaattcatttaattatcaCCTTTAACTCTTTTTTTATACTTAGGTATATTTTTATTGCTATGATTTTGTCTcacttttctcctttctttctgtcagtgctattatttactgcattattattatttgcctattttttttttatgatcttatgtttctttatttttctgatttttgcTTCAccctgtaaagcactttgagctgcattttaaatgcatgaagCATGCTATATAAATACGATGTATTCGTTTATATAGATTAATTAACTGCTATGAGTATTCAATTCCCTGCAACTCATGAAGCCTGAACATTAAACTATGAACTATGAAATCCGGTTTTAATAGTTGGCATACTATCAATAAATGTATGCCTTTTTCAGGTGTCTGAAGAAGCTGGACCAAAATGCAAAGTATCAAGTGTGTGGTGGTTGGTGATGGAGCTGTGGGGAAGACCTGCCTTCTAATCTCCTACACCACCAACGCCTTTCCTAAAGAGTACATCCCTACTGTGTTTGACAATTACAGCTCAGAGATCACAGTGCAGTCCAAACCCATCTGTCTTAATCTATGGGACACAGCCGGTCAGGAAGCATATGACCGTCTCCGAACCATTTCTTATCCCCAGACCAACGTCTTCATAATCTGCTTCTCCATCTCCAACATGACCTCTTTTGAGAATATCAAGCTGAAGTGGTATCCAGAGGTATCGAAACATTGTCCCAATGTACCCATCCTTTTAGTAGGAACCAAAAAAGACCACAGGCAGGATCCAGAACTTTTGCAGAAATTAAAGGAACAGAAAATGACTCCTGTCACTGAGCAACAGGGAAGAGCTCTAGCTCGAGAAATCAGGGCTGTCAAGTACATCGAGTGCTCAGCTCTCAACCAAGATGGAGTGAAGGAAGTATTCGAAGAGGCTGTCAATGCCCATCTGAACCCAAAGCCTAAGCGTGAAAAATTCTGTGTATTGTTATAAATACGCTGTACAGAAGATCATTGTATAAAAAAGAAACCCTAAGGACTCAGTTATTATACTCTCTGAAACATGGACTCCAAGATAACCTTTGAAGTATTTCCCATTTATTAAACTAACATGAATAATTGTATAAGGAATTGATGAGAACAATTTAGTCAAAGATTTCTCATGTTTACATTTGAAGGTTAAATGGTTTTAACCTTCTAATGTAGCTACTCTTGTATGTCTCTTATATaaaagtttaaaatatatatttaaaaatttcatttaatttcctaACAAATTTTGTTGGTTCTATTCCCcaaaactagtagcctaatttaaaccaccacaagttactaaggatgctgcAAATGCTAACATATTTGTCCCACAAACTTTCATATCTGCCCATTTACTGATATCTCCTGCAACACTTTTTGTTGAGTACCGTAGGATCCTAGTCTTGATTCACTCCTCTATTCCCAGATACCCTGTGTACGACTGGCCTATGACCACATCTCGTGATTTGTAATGAAACACACATGAAATTAGTCACTGCTGATTTTTATATATTGGTGCTGAATCACTGGCGTAATGGATGTGAATAGTCTGTTAGTCATTGAATGTGGTGGTTTGGATAGTCCAGGATCCAGTATTTTGTTAGTGAGACTTACATCAGCaattacaaaaaacaacaacaccctGGCCTTTAATTTCAGGCAGCAATACTGCACAGTGTAAacaaaatcatgtgaaaattaaaaataaatgcactacatgtgaaaaatgtgtaaaacatAACATGTAAGGTtatatgaacattttttaaGATGACCGAAATCTTGTTAATACCACAGTCTGCACATGTGAATAGTCACATGATCCATAATCACACAAATAACAAGATTTAACTGATTTCATTAAACCttcaacaaattaaacaaaaagacaTTAAACAGGCCTTAAGTTCATCTAATGTCATCTCAGTTgacataattataattaaatgatttgatttccatccatccatcttctaccggttactccttttcagggtcacggggaacctggagcctatcccagggagcatcgggcacaaggcggggtacaccctggacagggtgccaattcatcacagggcacaatcacatacacactcacacacccattcatacactacggacactttagacacgccaatcagcctaccatgcatgtctttggactggggaaggaaaccggagtacctggaggaaacccccgcagcacggggacaacgtgcaaactccgcacacacatggccccagcaggacttgaaccctggaccctggaggcgtgaggcaaacatgctaaccactaagccagatGTATTTGAATTCAGATGTTTGTGAAAGATTGTTTGAGAAATCTTGGTTCTTGCTCTTTGAATGCTGACTTGGTTGCTTTCAAGACACAATACTAAAATGGAGAACTGGTCATGCCATCTCTCATAGCCAAAGCATAGCTGTGAGATTTAGGCTGAATGTGAAAGAGGAACCCAGCTGAGTCCTCTGATCACTGGAAATGAATAAGCTGGTTTCTTTTACCACAGTCGGATTGCATGAGgagagaacaacaaaaaaaaaacatttagcctCTAAGAAGAATCACAGGGAGACTCCCTAACTTATCTTTGGAGTTAAAATGTGAACAATACTAGTTATAGGACAcgttccatccattttctgtactacttatcttacacagggtcgcaggaagcctggagcctatcccaggaaacttggGCCACAAGgtggggacaccatggacagagtgccaacccattgcagggcacaatctctcacacatccattcacacacccattcacacactgcggccattcagcctacaacgcatgtctttggactgcaggAGGATATCTGGAGATACataaaacccccaaagcatggggagaacatgcacactctgtgcacacagggcagatgTGGGATTCAAACCTCCCAGCCTTAGTGGTGTGAGGAAAACGTGCTAAGACACTATATTACCAATAATTAAATGTTGCTGGTTTTGATAAAAAGTGATTTATTTTGAATCTAAATTCGCAGCTTATTAGACTCAAAAGAGAAAGCTCCTGTAAAAAGATGAACTTCTACAAAAGTTATAACTTGTTTCAAAGATTGGAAGTGCAGTGTAGCAATGCAGGGATTTGTGgatctatatattttataatttatattctAATTTATATTCAGGATGtttgggggcacagtggcttagtggttagtacatttgcctcacacttccagggttgggggcgcgaatcctgcctccgccctgcgtgcacagagtttgcatgttctacccatgctttgggggtttcctcccctagtccaaaacCATGTGTTgcaggctgattgacatttctaaattgtccatagtgtatgaatgtgtgtgcgattgtgccctcaGATGGGtaggcaccccgtccagggtatccccgccttgtgccctgagttcccagggattggctccaggctgCCCCGCAACACTGTGTAGAATAagaggtatggaaaatagatggatggatggattctagAAGTTTATAAAAAGTAAAGGTAAGTACAAAAGTGAAACAGACCAAAAAAGTACAAACCTCATGCAACAGATGCTCATGCAGCTTTTTGTTGAGTCCTATGAGATCCCAGTCCAGAGATGCTGTGAACAATACTagcaagctttctaaaaaacaaacaaacaagccaaaaaaaaaaacctcttatgACTGTACATGAGAAACATATGAATTTAGTCATCAttgatttttgtattttgatgCTGAATCATTGGCATAATGGACGTGAATATTTTGTTAGTCATTAGTTGTTGTGTTATTGGAGTCAATAATAtcagcaattaaaaaaacaaaacaaaacaaaacaacaaaacaatctgGTGGCAATACTGCCCAGACAGATAAAGTGAGATTTCATGATAACAGGGATGTCAATATTTTCCTTTAAGGGCTAAATCATtcctaaataaattaaataaatgaaaaattgttataattaacaaataaatacattaattgtCCACAACGAACTGTTTTAACAAGTATCAATTGTAAAGAAAATGCGCAAACTGTACACAAATGGAAACATTTATGCAAAACAAGCCTCTCATTTCTCTCAgataagaaataaaagctgcGATAATTAATAAAGTTTTAGCTATCAGTTGTTGGATGAAGACTCATCTGTCAGAGGGTGATAATTGTATTCCCACACAGTCTCCAGCATATTTATAGCTACAAAGACATTACAAacaagttctaaaaaaaaaacaaaacaaacaaacaacaaaaaaacaacaaccaatggaAATAAGTGATAGCTAGGGTTCTATGGAAATCAAAGCTATATAATTTGTATCATGGACCATAAAATGAGATTCTTCCTGTGTAACCCACGGCTTTCCATGAAATGCAGTAAAATTCAGATATTAGGTGAACTGTGCCTTAACTGGAGCTTCAGAAAACATAGCACTAatataatttgtcattttgGATGAAGCAAGGCATTCAAGCGGCATTACTTAGTATACAAGTTAGCAAGTTTATAAGAAAGCTTTCATTAACCACAGATCCTAAAAACTGCACAGATCCTAAAAGCTGCACAGATCCTAAAAGCTGTATGCAGTTTTGACCTTTCAAATTTTTTCATGTAGACTTGAATTTAACCACCATTCAGAAACACCATTCTTGGATTTGACCACTGCCAGATTCTCTATTAGTATATTTAACTATTAGGATACTACTACAATCATGTGTGATTAAAAAGTGCCATTTAATAATTGTTGTGAATTGATCTAGCTTTTCTCTTTGAGAAATCCACaaaatctgtgatttttaaaaattttattttagaaaatatgtAGGCCCACAGCAGTGTGTGCTCCTGTGAACCCAGAATCATTTTCTTGTTCACAATCAAGTTCTTTACCAAGTCTAAATCTAAATAAAGTGACTAGTCTAGTCTGTTTGTTGATCAGCTGACTCTATTACATCTTTGAGTATTGGTTTACCCATTTGTCTTGagttattttaatgaaatagaACAAATTGTATTGTGAAATTTGTGGATCCTTGCTGAAAAATAATAACTGGATGTCTGGACATTTTCCACTGACCTTTACTTGGTCTTTTATTTGGTACTTTCACATTTGAAATCCATAACTTCAAGTAAAAAGGGCAGTGTTGCAATGACTTGTCTCAAGGCCAGTTTCTCTTCCTTTTTACTCTGACAATACTGAGACGGAGGTGATCTGTAAGTCATACTACGGGCAGCAAACCAACAAACAATTTAATCATAAAGAAACATTGACATTGTTAGTACTAAATAAGAGTCATTGATTATCTTATACTGAAACACTATCACAAGTGTGCAAAGGGCAAATGAActctcataaaaataaatgtgtgtgtacttcCACCCAGTGGTCACAGCCTAACATTACGTCTAAAGGGCTGTGACATAAATCCATGATAAGAAACCCATTCAGCATTACTATACATTCATTTTACACACCGACACGTTCAATTTCACATGCAGAAAGTTATTATTTCTAAATACAGCAAAAAGTATACGTATATTTGTATGAATATTTTACCATAAGCAATAATAAAGGTCCAGGTCCTTTTCACAGAGAGGCTACAACTTCAAGTCAAGTCAATCTTTACTGTAATAACAACCATATGCAATGTCTAGTAGACAGTGTGATGAACTAACATTTCTCCTAGACCAAAGGTGCAACATATATGCATGATATACACAGTGCTGAtaggacataaataaatacaataccaGGGCTCtatggtaacaatttcttttaggagcacttgtgctcctaattacaaaaatttaggagcacagtaaaaaaatttaggagcacggttgaagtttaggttttttgtttgtttgtttttttgttatagattgtaacattaatgtgcGACAATAtaacacaagtaggcatgagaaaacttgagcttgtcaattatgacagaatttaggaacatagtgtgagccatgacacattcatttaccttctgataaactaaatgtaaaattttcagttaattttacaggctgtatgcaaaaaaaaaaccaacaaccattaacctgttccaccttgtaaacaaatacaataaacatcaatgttcaatctttgaagtctgctcctcttaaatatatatttaaagctatgctattagacattttccactgtcgtggttctgggctggagccagttctcgaaccgctctgtgtatattgtgtatatatctgaataatctcatataggatgtgattgggtgagttcatttacctgtcagatgcaaagcgctttagtttaatggtgttcattagtgatgcaccgatcaggatttttacgacccGTACCGATctagataccaatctttttttgttgtttactgttggttaattgataaataaacaagcataaaatatttatttttaaatatcttaaacaataaagagtcctaattaaaagtagactaacacgaaaatgatccatattaggaaaaaggctaatagccttctacggaaatagcttactaagcttaatgtcaaattgatattaaatgcaacccatagtaattaaacattatttcatttctcattttatttatattttatgaatttattataatatctattttttatatgaaatgatttatttataactaagcacattttataACTaagtctttacattttagtagttttatttttgttagtttatcagttttagattggttcccccagtacagtgttgccatgtctgctgataatattgtgtttttgggggtttaaatcaaaatatggaaactggagttgacttttctagtgatatctggcaaccgtgagcttAAATGAAGTGAACGTGgtattagagttagtgaaggagagcgacagtgtactgtatgtttacagactgaacagttactactcttattattatgattggtgaggaattatttaatcaaGAAGGTTGAattaaaacccaccttgtagcattagcgttattattaatttactctgcccgacgccgctgtgtctacacgagcaggtcacagtcgcaggttcaggtcattttgcgggatcaataaaagatggcggtatgtgagattgggaagttgagagaagcagatgatatactgtattattctTGTCATAATAATGGCTTccctgcagtatttacacacttgttcggttgactgagcagatgaaaagcagtgtgaaagtaactgttgcatggtgtagatgcattttggacttcctgtagtttttattctgattgtattatacaactccgaacaggtcactcgcaccggtgcgaataaatatttattcacagtcgcacaaagtacttttcagtctcaaatgcgagtgaaatggtcacactgtagagccctgaatactatataatatgtattatgAGAAACTGTGGGGTGATTACACATAGGGAGAGTAGAGTATAAAATTGATGCCATAAATACTCCAATcacaaaacatttaacattacaGCAAGACACTCACATTACATTAAACACAACAACGTCTGTATCTGTGAACGGAATGAAATGCAGTAATGAACTTGTGATTAAATGGAATTTGAAAGTGCCAGAGCAGTACTCTGATTGTCAAAGTGTCATTGTGTTATAAACAGTAAGTTAGCAATCAGTAAAGCAAATACTATACAAGTAAAGAAACTCGAACCTAacccaacacaaacacataatcTGCATATAGTAGAATATAGACTGGCTATTAATGGAACCATGATTTAGGGCCCACAAGCTCCATTCAGGTATAAGATAACAATCTGTTCTTTCTGAAGGCCAGGAGCAAGTAACAAACACATAAGTATCAGACAAGTCTGATACTGGGAGTCTCATCCATCCCAATTCCCTCCATCTGCTCTTATCTGATGctgatatacacacaccacttaGTGCTTGGGATCTTAgtcattaataaagaaaaaaaaagtgtgtgaaacTGACAAAAGGATCTGGTCAGCGGCAGCAGTGTTACAGTTGCTGTATTTGTCGCCTGAAAAGAGCTCCATTTTATGGAAAAAGATCTCTGTTTACTGGTCAGTCGGTTCCCGGTACAGCACTATCAGGCacatctcactgaacagagacCCTGTGGCAGACCCAGAACCTGCCAGAGAGATTATATCTCTCAGCTGTTATGCACTAATTGCAATATTAAAACTGTAGCCTATTGTGTAAATTACTGACcacatttatccatccatttttcatacagggtcatgggggagcctggagcccatcccagggaacttggggcagaTGGCGGAAGACACCCtgtcaacccatcacagggcacagttcACACAATATGAACAAttccaatcaacctacaacacgtctttggacagggggaggaaaccagaaaacctgaaggaaacccccacTGTATTAGAGAGCCCCTGGTGAGTGAGAGTGTATACTTACTAAGTAATCTTTACCCATTCATTTATGCTGAGTAGACTAATAATTTTAGATGGAATAACTTCCTCAAATCTGTATGAAACTTTGTATTAAACTTGCCCAATACACACAAAGCATCTCCTGTTCTTCAGTAAAAACCCAAGACTATGCAAATCAGGGCTATATTCCGGTGTTTATGCACTGAATGTGGTACTAATTTTATTGTCAGAATTACCATGACATTGCTGTGTTTTAAGGACAATGTTGATCACAAACTTGAAATTCTTTTGACACTGTCACTGTGGTATACTGAAAAAAAGTGATGTGTATAGAGGGATTCAAAGTGGTGAGATAATTATATTTCAACAAATTGAATTTTGAGAATGTGCAAGTGAATAATTTAAAGGTTCATatggttttctttaaaaatctgaTGTCAATTTCTAACAGTTCATCTGTGCTTTGTGTTTTCAAAAGTGATCTGTTATGATGTgcatttattgaattatttagtTGTCTTTACATACCTGCACGCTGATGTCATCACAAGCTTCAGTAAGAAGTATGCCCATGATGCACTTCATTCGAGATAAAGACACCGCTGAGAAAGCCATTCAGGAATACTACATAAGAAGCTGTGAAACTAAAAACTGTTGGCAACCTATGGATACATCTGTGCCTCAGATATGGGGATGTGAAGGGCAGCAGTTGGCATACTCATTCTGCCACTAACAGTCTCCTTTTGTGCTTTGTAATGCCTCTGAAACATTCTGGTTGCTAATGCAGTGCTTGAATGGGAAAACAACACATTATTCACTATGTAGATGACTTAATCTTGAACactttatacattttctttgctgtaaacaacatttatttgtttgttttgggaatTTTTTAAAGCGTATACTTTATTGAT from the Ictalurus furcatus strain D&B chromosome 17, Billie_1.0, whole genome shotgun sequence genome contains:
- the rhoga gene encoding ras homolog family member Ga, with the translated sequence MQSIKCVVVGDGAVGKTCLLISYTTNAFPKEYIPTVFDNYSSEITVQSKPICLNLWDTAGQEAYDRLRTISYPQTNVFIICFSISNMTSFENIKLKWYPEVSKHCPNVPILLVGTKKDHRQDPELLQKLKEQKMTPVTEQQGRALAREIRAVKYIECSALNQDGVKEVFEEAVNAHLNPKPKREKFCVLL